The genomic window aatcaacaaacatttattaagtacttgccatgtgccaggcaatatTATATACAGGCCAAAGTGAAAACAGTTCctttccttaaggagcttacatgttaatggggagataacatgtacagaGGAAATAGCTATATTATAAGACACATATGAAGCCCTAGAGGGAGGCAGCTACAGGCTCTAGTATCGATTAGCATCCATTTTGGTCTTGAAGTGAAGCATTTTGTGTCATCAGTACTTGTGCACATGTCTCATCCTCTCtcttagatggtaagctccttgtgggtagGGACTGTGTcttattcctctttttctccaCACTCCTGCCCCCCTTGCACATAGCAGAAACCATGTTTGCTGATTGAATTCGTTGTGTCTCTGGAGGGTCACAATCTGCAGGAGCTCCGGCGCAGTGCCTCATTGGCCACCAAAGTCTTTGTCCAGAGAGATTACAGCGATGGGACCACTTGCCAGTTCCAGACCAAATTCCCCCCTGAGCTGGACAGTCGGGTAAGGAATTCTTGTCTCTAGTCTTGGTGCTTGGTCCAAGTCACAGTCAAACTACTTATAGGATAGTGAATGAACCTGGAGTCCAAATACCTTCTTGCCCATGCACTATGGAAATCAGGTCTGTGTTAGTCAACAGtcactcagcaagcatttatcaaatgcttactatgtgctggatgctgtgctaagtgttggggttatatagaaaggcagaagacagtctctaccctcaaggaactcacattttaatgagTGAGATAGTACTCAAAACTATGTAAAGCTAGGGCAAATAATATTTAGGACAAATAATGAATCTTGCTAAGTGACTGAATTATTCAAATGGCATTATGGGAAGTTATATGCAAAATGTGGTCATTGGTTCCAGTGCATTactagaaaaatgaaatcaaaatttgaaTAATGTGATCACTGCACTTACATTAATTATTCACACTCATTGAAACTTAGCTGTACATACAGGAACTAGAGAGTAGATAGGAGGTAACCTCAGAAATGAAACTTAATTAGAAACCCTTGAGCATGCTCTTGCCTCATGTAGGCTGACCCTTGAACTCCAATTTTGGGGAGCCTGCAAGGAACCTTGATGGTGGCCCAGCTGGGTTTGGCCTTGGTTCTGGATCACCCAGTTTCCACCCCCTTAGCTCTGACCTATGGAAAAGCAACATCATATGACTTCTATTTATCAGGCCAGGCAGGTTTGGATGCTAGGCCACGAGGGAGACCTAGGGACTGTTTATATCATGGTCCAGAGTTGCCTTCATTGCTTCTTGTCCTTGACCAACCTTCCAGAAAAATGCCAGCCATTCCTTGCCCCTGGGCTAGCCAGCAGGCAAATGCATGCCTTCAGGAGTTATTTAACCCTGGAGAACAGAATAGTATTAAGAACAGAGATCACATTGTAGAAAGGATGGcactttctctactttttttccaTCCAGTTGTCTTAGGCAGAAACTGAGAGTCTCACAGCTACTTACTGCCCCCTTGGAGAGCTTTGGCTTTAGGCAGACAGACATCTGTGGTCCCTGAGCTTAGTGATCAGGGAAGCCCTGGCAGCTTGTGGGGGTGGCTTAGAGGGAGCCCTGGGGAAATGTGGGTGGGGCCAATGAAATTCTGCAGCCTAATGATTTGTGAAAACTACCTGCAAGGCAGGTCCCAGTCTGTCCCCTTGCCATCTGGTCAGACAGCATCTCAACCATTCAAAGCCTGAGAGTTTCTTACTTAGCTACCTCTAGGGAAAGAGATTCCAGCCCTCCCTTGACAGGCAGATATAGCATCTCATCCCACTTGCTCAAAGCAATTTAAGTCCCATGTATAGAGCCCTCATGTATCCGTGACTGCAGGAAGTATCtcatttacatttcttctttccctatatGTGAGCCACACACATATTAGATACTCACACCCTATTGAATCCTGATGTACCTCTCTCCTCTTTGCCAGCTCTCCATTATAGTCTGTAATCTCTGGGACCTTAAACCAGGCCTTTAATGTTGTTGTTTCTCCAGATTGAGCGGCAGCTGTTTGAGGAGACGGTGAAGACTCTCAACAACTTCTATGCTGAGGCTGAGAAAATTGGGGGCAGTTCCTACCTAGAGGGTTGTCTGGCCTGTGCTACGGCATACTTTATCTTCCTCTGCATGGAGACCCATTATGAGAAGGTGGCTCCCACCCTAGACCCATCCTTACCTTCAGTCACAAATAGCTCTTATCCTTTTTCATTCTGTTCTACCCTCCCTGcactcctcattctctctatTCCTGTTTCCCCTTCCTAATGTCTGTACCCTTGACCACCCCCATCAGCAACTAACACCCTTTCTGCAGGTTCTCAAGAAGATTTCCCGATATATCCAAGAGCAGAATGAGAAGATCTTTGCTCCCCGGGGTCTGCTTCTCACTGATCCAGTGGAACGAGG from Notamacropus eugenii isolate mMacEug1 chromosome 1, mMacEug1.pri_v2, whole genome shotgun sequence includes these protein-coding regions:
- the GOLGA7B gene encoding golgin subfamily A member 7B: MATEQKPCLLIEFVVSLEGHNLQELRRSASLATKVFVQRDYSDGTTCQFQTKFPPELDSRIERQLFEETVKTLNNFYAEAEKIGGSSYLEGCLACATAYFIFLCMETHYEKVLKKISRYIQEQNEKIFAPRGLLLTDPVERGMRVIEISIYEDRCSSGSASSGSSSSSGSSSGGGGGAGGR